CCTATACGAACAGCTTTTGATCAGCAGTAGCATTGTTTCCGGGTCAAAGCAGCCATGAAGTTAATTTATTTCGAATAGAGTCTAGGAAGTACATCCATGATAGTTTCAACACAGCAATTGAGCCTGGCAACATGCTTCCATAAAACTCAAGTCATCCTGCCAATCTCGGTTTTAAAATAATTCGGGGCATTCACTACAATAATGCCCTCCCAAAGGAAAACGTCCAAACTTGGTTGTCCTCAATGGATGAGAATTATGAGTTTCTAGCGATTGGCTGCAATACAGCCCATAAAAATCATGGGTTTAAACAGATAACATTAGTTGCAAAAAAATCCGGACCTTCCAATAAGGTCCGGACAGTTCAAGACAAAGAAAACGGAAGGTACGGATTTGCAACCAGATTGTTCATATAACGATTCCGGTGAGTGAACAGCCCTAAAATGTGATTGGATGGTATATAAAATCCACCTGGCTATCAACAACCTACCTATGGATAACCAGTAAACTTGTTATGATCTGGCCAAAATGAAGCATGAGGATCTTTCAGGAGCTCTAGTTGGTCCAGAATATCCACGTGAAAGCTGAAATCATCACTTACGACATCGACGGCAGTAAATGAATCAATACCCAGGTGGTCCTGGGAGCGCAATAGCAACCAATGCCTAAAGCTTCAGTACTGATGATACTCGGAGGTAGCATGGCTATATTAAAAGCCGTCGGCGTGACCGCATTCAACTGCCCTCCTCCACGTCTTATTTCTGAGCGTTGAGGTTTAGCCACCATTGGCAGGGTAAGCAAGGGCTGGTAAATAGGTGAGGCAGGACCTTCGTTTCAGCCATCTGCCAGCGTGGACCGTTGCTTCACCTACGCTTTACCGAATCGGTAAGGTCCTGCATCCTAGACCGGGACTATTCACCGTATCGCTGTTTAGCACCGTAAGTGAAATGATACCAGATAAGTTCGAACTAGGAAAGGCGGGCACGATGCGCCCGGTCAACAAAAACGCGCTTATTAAAACAGAACGGTTCGCAGGCTCCTTCCGTAAGCACTCTCTCTTAGAATGTATGCCTGTAACACCTAAGCGGCTAGTCTTTATTGTTGACGATAATATCGATTACCATAATATGTTTAGGTCGGCTTTTAAAGAAGTAGGTCCTCAAACACAAACGGCCTTTTTCTTTAGCGGCCAGGCTTTACTGGATCACTTGAACAATCCTGTAAATCCTCTCCCTGATTTAATCTTATTGGATCTTCTAATGCCAGGAATGAATGGTTTAGAGACCCTCAGCCACATCAGACAGACGCCCAGATTGATCAAAATTCCAACCATTATCTTGACCGCATCGCAGTTGGAATCCGATGTCATGCAGGGCTACCATGCAGGGGCAAATACGTTGATCAGTAAGCCAACAAGTTTTGATGAGTTGAAGCACTTTATTGATGTAACTTGCCGGTACTGGCTTGAAATTGCTCAGACGCCAACTAATAGACGGAATACCAACTAATTTATCCATTTTGGCGGCTGGGTTAGCAGCCTGCTCAGCCGGGTTTACATCATGGACAGATCACCCTCAACAACCTCCACATCCTCTTTGGTCATACAGCCCCGGCGTAAGGCGGAGAAATAAGAATAACCGACCAGGCGGGCATACTCTTTATCGGTTCCCCCCAGCGCTTTTTCGTACTCTTGGGCGTGCAGCCGGATTGTTTCCCGGTATTGCATCCAGTTGCTGTAAAAGCGAAAGGTTGCAGCGAACATAACGCCTAAAAGACAGAGGACGAGCATAGCAATAATCATAAGGACAATGGTATAGGATAGATTGTATTTTTCTTCTGCTTCAGTCCGCCAACAACCTTGAATTGACACGGCGGTCTGATGCTGGCGGCTTTTCCTGAGGCAACGAATTGAATAACTGCGGATTGCTCCGCTACAATTTACAATTGAAAAAAAATCGAAGCCCTTTTGCTCGAAGAGCATCACTAATTGCTGAACAGCAGATCTATCAGCGTATAAACTCAGCAGGGGAATAAGTTGCGGTGGAGTTCTACTTAAGTACTAATGTACTTTAAATGGACTTACCAACCAAGGGAAAAGTACGGTATTTCATTTATCCGTTCAACTTGCCAGTCAAAGCAGTGGATTCTTTTAATACAGGTCACGAGTCGGCTATACAGAAAAATGGCCGGTTTTCACCAGGTGTGCTAATTGGCATAAGGATACCTATAAGCTAAAGTTTTTCTATTTAAGTATCGTATTAGTAAAAGATAAGACATGGGGTGCAAATATTTAGTTTAGACAGATCAAATTCATTTGTTGTATCTACGTCACCATTTCTGCTTGACTTAAAATTTGCCTGAAAGTTTCAGTTTTTACCCGAAATCGATCTCGGTAATATACGCTGTAGAAATAGAACGGTGACTCTACTAACTGACGCTTTCTCAGACATCCACCGTTTCTTGAACTATTTTGGCATTTGCGAATCGCATGGAAAGTAAAAATAGGCGCTTCAAAAAAAATAGTTAATAAAATGCTGACTGACCTGGAAAATAATTACCAGCAGCTAGCCCTTACCTAATTGATAATCAGCAACCATACATGAATATATATTCAGAAGAAAATCTCAACAAATGCCCTTTTTGGTTCTGTCAACAGATTTGCTACAGAATTAAACCACATAATCACAATTGGACCGTTGGCTCGATAACTTGTACACGTTGCCAGACATTACATTTAATTTAGTGACAAATACTCAGCAAAAACTAGTAAACCAATTCACTAACACTATAGCACGATGAATAAACCAAGATGGCAAGCACTCATTACGCCCGAGCTAACCCACCTCTCCTCTGAAAGTAATTACACGTATTTTCATTACCAGGATGGCACGAAAAAGCTCATGTCACGCACGCTCAAAGAGTGGCAGGAGCGCCTACCGCACTTTCTGCGCATCGGCAAAAAAT
This Larkinella insperata DNA region includes the following protein-coding sequences:
- a CDS encoding response regulator; this translates as MIPDKFELGKAGTMRPVNKNALIKTERFAGSFRKHSLLECMPVTPKRLVFIVDDNIDYHNMFRSAFKEVGPQTQTAFFFSGQALLDHLNNPVNPLPDLILLDLLMPGMNGLETLSHIRQTPRLIKIPTIILTASQLESDVMQGYHAGANTLISKPTSFDELKHFIDVTCRYWLEIAQTPTNRRNTN
- a CDS encoding LytTR family DNA-binding domain-containing protein, whose protein sequence is MNKPRWQALITPELTHLSSESNYTYFHYQDGTKKLMSRTLKEWQERLPHFLRIGKKYLVSPDHITGWSNDFTTGYINNQPFKVSRRAAGILRKQGPVSTLHC